One window of Macrococcus sp. 19Msa1099 genomic DNA carries:
- a CDS encoding Cof-type HAD-IIB family hydrolase, which translates to MEHKLILFDIDGTLYDYDKNIPNSTMAAIKALQTQGHTVAIATGRAPFLVQPVLEETGIKNYVSFNGQYVYANGNVIYENPLDTESLKALEHVAHGHDHPVVFLTHDDLVANIDFHEYIKTSLDTMHMAHPRKADTFYMQHKIYQALIFHQQSEDGIYDGQFEHLKFIRWHELSRDVVPANGSKMRGITHLAASLGFNIEDTIAFGDGLNDIEMIQGAGIGVVMGNGVDELKQYADFITKAVDEDGIMYAVKALNLIEG; encoded by the coding sequence ATGGAACATAAACTAATATTATTTGATATTGACGGTACGCTTTATGATTACGACAAAAACATTCCAAATTCAACGATGGCTGCGATAAAGGCGTTGCAGACACAAGGGCATACTGTCGCGATTGCGACAGGACGTGCGCCATTTTTGGTGCAGCCAGTTCTGGAAGAGACAGGTATTAAGAACTATGTGTCATTTAATGGTCAGTATGTCTATGCGAATGGTAATGTCATCTATGAAAACCCACTCGATACTGAAAGCCTTAAAGCACTTGAACATGTTGCACATGGACATGATCATCCCGTGGTCTTCTTAACACATGATGACCTTGTAGCGAATATTGATTTCCACGAGTATATCAAGACAAGTCTGGATACGATGCATATGGCGCATCCACGTAAAGCTGATACTTTCTATATGCAGCACAAAATCTATCAGGCGCTGATATTTCATCAGCAAAGTGAGGATGGAATCTATGATGGGCAATTTGAACATCTGAAGTTTATACGATGGCATGAACTGAGTCGTGATGTCGTGCCTGCTAACGGCTCCAAGATGAGGGGGATAACGCACCTTGCAGCCTCGCTTGGATTTAATATTGAAGATACGATTGCGTTTGGTGATGGATTAAATGATATCGAGATGATCCAAGGTGCTGGCATTGGCGTTGTGATGGGCAACGGTGTTGATGAATTGAAACAGTATGCAGATTTCATTACAAAAGCAGTTGATGAAGATGGTATAATGTATGCAGTTAAAGCATTAAATTTAATTGAAGGATGA
- a CDS encoding XRE family transcriptional regulator yields the protein MDIGKKIKDLRRQKNLTQEELGERTDLSKGYISQLERNLCSPSMETFFNILEVLGSKPKDFFSEQQYEQRIHYPKSEQTIYDEYDDGYMINWLVPDSNEFDMEPVIITIEPGKKYKKFLPSMSDSFIYVLQGEASIHIGRRDYHAQCGESFYFKANESHQLFNRTDKVARVLIVATESYL from the coding sequence ATGGATATCGGAAAAAAGATAAAAGATTTAAGGCGCCAGAAGAATTTGACACAAGAAGAGCTTGGCGAACGTACAGATCTCTCAAAAGGATATATTTCACAGCTGGAACGCAATCTATGTTCCCCTTCAATGGAAACATTCTTTAATATTTTGGAGGTCCTGGGCTCTAAGCCAAAAGATTTCTTCAGTGAACAGCAATATGAGCAGCGTATTCATTATCCAAAGTCAGAACAGACAATCTATGATGAGTATGATGATGGCTACATGATTAACTGGCTCGTTCCAGATTCTAATGAATTTGATATGGAACCGGTCATTATAACGATTGAACCCGGTAAGAAGTATAAAAAGTTTTTACCAAGCATGTCAGATAGTTTTATCTATGTGTTACAGGGTGAAGCGAGTATTCATATCGGTAGAAGAGATTATCATGCGCAATGTGGGGAATCGTTCTATTTTAAGGCGAACGAATCCCATCAATTATTTAATCGAACAGACAAAGTGGCACGCGTACTGATTGTGGCGACAGAGTCTTACTTATAG
- the def gene encoding peptide deformylase yields MLTMKDIIRDGHPTLRAKAEEVPLPLSTEDRQLIDDMLEFLKMSQDEEQSRKYQLRSGVGIAAPQLNYKKRMLVIHFYDEKKGDYVTHQLINPKIISHSVEKSYLPTGEGCLSVDEAVPGIVHRYARITVKAYTPDGEEVKLRLKDFSAIVAQHEIDHLNGVMFYDHIDKADPMKVQKDAIAVE; encoded by the coding sequence ATGCTAACAATGAAAGACATTATTCGGGACGGACATCCTACATTAAGAGCGAAAGCTGAGGAAGTTCCCCTCCCCCTATCAACAGAAGACAGACAGCTGATCGATGATATGCTTGAGTTTCTTAAGATGAGCCAGGATGAAGAACAAAGCAGGAAGTATCAGCTAAGAAGTGGTGTCGGCATCGCCGCTCCACAGCTGAACTATAAGAAACGCATGCTCGTCATCCATTTCTACGACGAAAAAAAGGGCGATTATGTGACGCATCAGCTCATCAATCCCAAGATTATCAGCCATAGTGTCGAGAAATCCTATCTACCGACCGGTGAAGGCTGCCTGAGTGTAGATGAAGCTGTACCGGGCATCGTACATCGCTATGCGCGTATCACCGTCAAGGCGTATACCCCAGATGGCGAAGAAGTGAAGCTTAGATTGAAGGACTTCAGTGCAATCGTCGCTCAGCATGAAATCGATCATCTGAACGGTGTCATGTTCTATGATCATATCGATAAAGCAGATCCAATGAAAGTACAAAAGGATGCCATTGCAGTTGAATAA
- a CDS encoding UPF0223 family protein: MNYSYPIDTEWSQDEIIDVVNFLSLIEDAYERSVNTEDFLTLYRAFKQVAPMKSEENRILKSFEQVSTYSGYHTVKRAQQAKENNEKVFSMK, from the coding sequence ATGAACTATAGTTATCCAATCGATACAGAATGGTCACAAGATGAGATTATAGATGTTGTTAATTTTTTGAGCTTGATTGAAGATGCGTATGAACGTAGTGTGAATACTGAAGATTTTCTTACGCTTTATCGCGCTTTTAAACAAGTGGCACCGATGAAGTCAGAGGAGAATCGTATCTTAAAGTCATTTGAACAAGTATCGACGTATTCCGGCTATCATACTGTTAAGCGTGCACAACAAGCGAAAGAAAATAACGAAAAAGTATTTTCAATGAAGTAA
- a CDS encoding dihydrolipoamide acetyltransferase family protein: protein MAFEFKLPALGEGIFEGEIVKWFVKSGDEVQEDDILLEVQSDKSVVEIPSPVTGKINTIVAEEGTVANLGEVIVTIDSDDAHAQNDAAESKEEPKEEAQAETTEAPKAEAQAPAQDVEVDENRRVIAMPSVRKLARDKGVNIKAVQGTGKNGRVLKDDVLAYAEGGQTTASTPEAPAQEAPAQAAPQPVAAPEGDFPETREKIPAMRRAIAKAMVNSKHTAPHVTLMDEVEVQALWDHRKKFKEVAAEQGTKLTFLPYVVKALVSALKAYPALNTSLDDATEEIVHKHYYNIGIAADTERGLLVPVVKNADRKSIFAISDEINELAVKARDGKLSPSEMKGASCTISNIGSAGGQWFTPVINHPEVAILGIGRIAQKPIVKDGEIVAAPVLALSLSFDHRQIDGATGQSAMNHIKRLLNNPELLLMEG from the coding sequence GTGGCATTTGAATTTAAGTTACCTGCCCTTGGTGAAGGGATATTTGAAGGTGAAATCGTAAAGTGGTTCGTTAAGTCTGGTGACGAAGTACAAGAAGACGATATTTTGTTAGAAGTACAAAGTGATAAATCTGTAGTAGAAATTCCATCTCCAGTAACAGGAAAGATCAATACGATCGTGGCTGAAGAAGGAACTGTAGCAAATCTAGGTGAGGTTATCGTAACAATCGATTCTGATGACGCACACGCACAAAATGATGCTGCAGAATCAAAAGAAGAACCAAAAGAGGAAGCACAAGCTGAAACTACAGAAGCGCCTAAAGCAGAAGCACAAGCACCTGCACAAGACGTTGAAGTTGATGAAAACCGCCGTGTTATCGCAATGCCTTCAGTACGTAAATTAGCCCGTGATAAAGGGGTTAACATTAAAGCTGTTCAAGGTACTGGTAAAAACGGTCGTGTCTTAAAAGACGACGTTCTAGCGTATGCTGAAGGTGGACAAACAACTGCAAGTACACCTGAAGCACCAGCTCAAGAAGCACCAGCACAAGCAGCACCTCAACCAGTTGCAGCACCAGAAGGTGACTTCCCAGAAACACGCGAGAAAATTCCGGCAATGCGTCGTGCAATTGCAAAAGCAATGGTGAACTCTAAACATACTGCACCACACGTAACATTAATGGATGAAGTAGAAGTACAGGCATTATGGGATCACCGTAAGAAATTTAAAGAAGTTGCAGCTGAACAAGGTACGAAATTAACATTCTTACCATACGTTGTAAAAGCGTTAGTTTCAGCACTTAAAGCATATCCTGCTTTAAACACTTCATTAGATGATGCGACTGAAGAAATTGTACACAAACATTATTACAACATTGGTATCGCTGCTGATACTGAACGCGGTCTATTAGTACCTGTTGTAAAAAATGCAGATCGTAAATCAATCTTCGCGATTTCTGATGAAATCAATGAATTAGCAGTTAAAGCACGTGATGGCAAACTTTCTCCTAGCGAAATGAAGGGTGCTTCATGTACAATAAGTAATATCGGTTCAGCTGGTGGACAATGGTTCACTCCAGTTATTAACCATCCTGAAGTTGCAATTTTAGGTATTGGTCGTATCGCGCAAAAGCCAATCGTTAAAGATGGAGAAATTGTTGCAGCACCAGTTCTTGCATTATCATTAAGTTTCGACCACCGTCAAATCGATGGCGCAACTGGACAAAGTGCAATGAACCATATTAAACGCTTGTTAAATAATCCAGAATTATTATTAATGGAGGGGTAA
- the lpdA gene encoding dihydrolipoyl dehydrogenase has product MVVGDFPIETDTIVIGAGPGGYVAAIRAAQLGQKVTIVEKGNLGGVCLNVGCIPSKAMLSASHKYETAKHSEEYGIKAENVTLDFSKVQEFKNSVVNRLTGGVGSLLKGRKVEIVQGEAYFVDQNNLKVMTEKASQTYTFKNAIIATGSRPIEIPNFKFNKRVIDSTGALALPEVPEHLVVVGGGYIGSELGTAYANFGSKVTILEGAKDILGGFEKQMTQVVKKGLKAKGVEIVTEAMAKSAEESENGVKVTYEAKGETHTIEADYCLVTVGRRPNTDELGLEGLGIKMTDRGIIEVDAQSRTSVENIYAIGDIVAGPPLAHKASYEGKVAAEAISGEKSEVDYLGIPAVCFTEPELATVGYTEAMAKEEGLDFKASKFPYAANGRALSIGETDGFLKLITLKEDGLLIGAQVAGAGASDLIAELGLAIETGMTAEDIALTIHAHPTLGEITMEAAEVAMGHPIHTM; this is encoded by the coding sequence ATGGTAGTTGGAGATTTTCCTATTGAAACAGATACTATTGTAATTGGAGCAGGTCCTGGTGGATATGTTGCAGCAATTCGTGCAGCACAATTAGGACAAAAAGTAACAATCGTAGAAAAAGGAAACTTAGGGGGCGTTTGTTTAAACGTAGGTTGTATTCCTTCAAAAGCAATGCTTTCAGCTTCTCATAAATACGAAACAGCGAAACATTCTGAAGAATATGGAATTAAAGCTGAAAACGTAACTTTAGATTTCTCTAAAGTTCAAGAATTCAAAAACAGTGTTGTTAATCGTTTAACTGGTGGCGTTGGTTCTTTACTTAAAGGCCGCAAAGTTGAAATCGTTCAAGGTGAAGCTTACTTCGTAGACCAAAACAACTTGAAAGTGATGACTGAAAAAGCTTCTCAGACTTACACATTCAAGAATGCGATTATCGCAACAGGTTCACGTCCAATCGAAATTCCAAACTTCAAATTCAACAAACGTGTTATCGATTCAACAGGTGCATTAGCACTTCCTGAAGTACCAGAACACTTAGTTGTTGTAGGTGGCGGATATATTGGTTCTGAATTAGGAACAGCTTACGCTAACTTCGGTTCAAAAGTTACAATTTTAGAAGGCGCTAAAGATATCTTAGGCGGATTCGAAAAACAAATGACACAAGTTGTTAAAAAAGGTCTTAAAGCTAAAGGTGTTGAAATCGTTACTGAAGCAATGGCGAAGTCAGCTGAAGAATCAGAAAACGGTGTTAAAGTCACTTATGAAGCTAAAGGCGAAACACATACAATCGAAGCGGACTACTGTTTAGTAACTGTAGGACGTCGTCCAAATACAGATGAGTTAGGTCTAGAAGGTTTAGGCATTAAAATGACTGATCGTGGTATCATTGAAGTTGACGCTCAAAGTCGTACTTCAGTTGAGAACATCTACGCAATCGGTGACATCGTTGCTGGACCACCACTTGCACACAAAGCTTCTTATGAAGGTAAAGTTGCAGCTGAAGCTATTTCAGGTGAAAAATCAGAAGTAGATTACTTAGGTATTCCTGCTGTATGTTTCACTGAACCTGAATTAGCGACGGTTGGTTACACTGAAGCAATGGCTAAAGAAGAAGGATTAGACTTTAAAGCGTCTAAATTCCCTTACGCTGCAAATGGCCGTGCATTATCAATCGGTGAGACTGATGGTTTCTTAAAACTCATCACACTTAAAGAAGACGGATTATTAATCGGTGCGCAAGTTGCCGGTGCTGGTGCATCTGACCTCATCGCGGAACTTGGTTTAGCAATTGAAACGGGCATGACTGCAGAAGATATTGCATTAACAATCCACGCTCACCCAACATTAGGTGAAATTACGATGGAAGCAGCAGAAGTTGCAATGGGTCACCCAATTCACACAATGTAA
- a CDS encoding YkyA family protein: protein MKISKLIFALLMVLLLAACQGKTEALGNFATQIDTSVKAEEPVKTTGEKLQKLENDKVKIFNQINKAKQGEIKGYADQLLKNADDRRDAIQEEIKAMDKSKGIYEDAKAMTKDIKDETQKKQVASFIEVNDKKYTQHQQLMNSYKDILKTEKDVFTYLKQPQPKSKVVNAKIENVTKKYEQFNKDTTAYANMLRAVEQEKTKMTDILNGK, encoded by the coding sequence ATGAAGATAAGTAAATTAATATTTGCTTTGTTAATGGTTCTGTTATTAGCTGCCTGTCAAGGTAAGACAGAAGCGCTCGGCAATTTTGCCACACAGATCGACACTTCTGTAAAAGCGGAAGAACCTGTTAAGACAACAGGTGAAAAACTACAGAAACTAGAGAATGATAAAGTGAAAATCTTTAATCAGATCAATAAAGCGAAGCAAGGTGAAATTAAAGGCTACGCTGACCAGCTGCTTAAAAATGCTGACGACAGAAGAGACGCCATTCAAGAAGAAATAAAGGCAATGGACAAATCAAAAGGAATTTATGAAGATGCAAAAGCGATGACGAAAGATATCAAAGATGAAACACAGAAAAAGCAGGTCGCATCATTTATAGAGGTGAATGATAAAAAGTACACGCAGCACCAGCAGCTTATGAATAGCTATAAAGACATCCTTAAAACAGAGAAAGATGTATTTACATATTTGAAACAGCCACAGCCAAAATCTAAGGTGGTCAATGCCAAGATTGAAAATGTTACTAAGAAGTATGAACAGTTCAACAAAGATACTACGGCCTATGCCAACATGTTAAGAGCAGTCGAACAAGAGAAGACGAAAATGACAGATATCTTGAACGGTAAATAA
- the pdhA gene encoding pyruvate dehydrogenase (acetyl-transferring) E1 component subunit alpha, with amino-acid sequence MAPKKQAPFDAVSTLQEIESKFEVVQVLDLDGNVVNKDFMPDLTDEQLVELMERMVWTRVLDQRSISLNRQGRLGFYAPTAGQEASQLASHYALEKQDYILPGYRDVPQLIWHGLPLTKAFLWSRGHFVGSQMPEGMNALAPQIIIGAQYVQTAGVALGLKKRGQDAVAITYTGDGGSSQGDFYEGINFASAFKAPAIFVIQNNNYAISTPRSKQTAAKTLAQKAVAVGIPGIVVDGMDALAVYQATKEARDRAVAGEGPTLIETITYRYGPHTMAGDDPTRYRTSDEDDEWVKKDPLVRFRKFLEAKGLWSEEKENEVMDRAKEDIKNAIKEADATPKQTVTQLMEIMYSDNVPQNIKEQMEIYKEKESK; translated from the coding sequence ATGGCTCCGAAAAAGCAAGCTCCATTCGATGCAGTTTCGACTCTACAAGAGATCGAATCAAAATTTGAAGTAGTACAAGTATTAGATTTAGATGGCAATGTCGTTAATAAAGACTTTATGCCTGACTTAACGGATGAACAATTGGTTGAATTAATGGAGAGAATGGTCTGGACGCGTGTATTAGATCAACGTTCTATCTCTCTTAACCGCCAAGGACGTTTAGGATTCTATGCGCCGACTGCGGGTCAGGAAGCTTCTCAATTAGCTTCTCATTATGCTTTAGAGAAACAAGATTACATTTTACCGGGTTACCGTGACGTACCACAATTAATCTGGCACGGTTTACCACTTACAAAAGCTTTCTTATGGTCACGTGGACACTTTGTTGGGTCTCAAATGCCTGAAGGAATGAACGCTTTAGCACCACAAATCATCATCGGTGCACAATATGTTCAGACTGCAGGGGTAGCACTTGGTCTTAAGAAACGTGGTCAAGATGCAGTAGCAATTACTTATACAGGTGACGGTGGTTCTTCACAAGGTGACTTCTATGAAGGTATCAACTTTGCATCAGCATTTAAAGCACCTGCAATCTTCGTTATCCAAAATAATAACTATGCAATCTCAACACCACGTAGCAAACAAACAGCTGCGAAAACATTAGCACAAAAAGCAGTAGCGGTCGGTATCCCTGGTATCGTTGTTGATGGTATGGATGCTTTAGCAGTATATCAAGCAACGAAAGAAGCGCGTGACCGTGCAGTTGCTGGTGAAGGTCCAACATTAATCGAAACAATCACTTACCGTTATGGTCCACATACGATGGCCGGTGATGATCCTACACGTTACAGAACTTCAGATGAAGATGACGAGTGGGTGAAAAAAGATCCATTAGTACGTTTCCGTAAATTCTTAGAAGCAAAAGGATTATGGTCTGAAGAGAAAGAAAATGAAGTAATGGACAGAGCGAAAGAAGACATTAAAAACGCGATTAAAGAAGCGGATGCGACACCAAAACAAACTGTGACGCAATTAATGGAGATTATGTACTCTGATAACGTTCCTCAAAATATTAAGGAACAGATGGAAATTTATAAAGAGAAGGAGTCGAAATAA
- a CDS encoding RNA polymerase epsilon subunit, whose product MAIFKVLYQEDKAEVIIRENTQVKFFDAVSEEQVRRYLIDRPYNIEFVQKLEGAHLEYEQKAENYSVEKI is encoded by the coding sequence ATGGCAATTTTTAAAGTATTATATCAAGAAGACAAAGCAGAAGTAATCATTCGTGAAAACACACAGGTTAAATTTTTCGACGCAGTGAGCGAAGAACAAGTGAGAAGATATTTAATCGATCGTCCTTACAACATCGAATTTGTTCAGAAACTTGAAGGTGCACACCTTGAGTATGAACAAAAAGCTGAAAATTACAGCGTGGAGAAAATTTAA
- a CDS encoding ABC transporter permease, translated as MKLRGKLFLAVALFILYFPIFYLMFYSFNSAGNMNHFESFTLDHYKAVFENKRLLVIIVNTLAVALIAASISTVIGICGAIAIHYMRNKKIKIGLLTLNNILMVSSDVVIGSSFLILFTAIGHFTGLGLGFWSVLISHIAFCVPIVVLLVLPKLYDLNTSLINASYDLGASTWQTIKNVIIPHILPGALAGFFMALTYSLDDFTVSFFVTGNGFSVLSVEIYSMARKGISMEINAISTLMFLVVMTIIAIYYVVTTNADKKKLKAGAKS; from the coding sequence ATGAAACTAAGAGGTAAATTATTTTTAGCGGTCGCACTTTTCATTTTATATTTCCCGATCTTCTATTTAATGTTTTATTCCTTTAATTCTGCTGGCAATATGAATCATTTTGAATCCTTTACGTTAGATCATTACAAGGCAGTGTTTGAGAATAAGCGCCTACTCGTTATTATCGTGAATACACTCGCTGTGGCACTTATTGCAGCAAGCATCTCTACAGTGATTGGTATCTGTGGCGCTATTGCGATACACTATATGCGCAATAAGAAGATTAAAATCGGACTATTGACATTAAACAATATATTGATGGTAAGTTCTGATGTAGTGATCGGCTCTTCGTTTTTAATCTTATTTACTGCGATCGGTCACTTTACAGGGCTTGGGCTTGGATTCTGGTCTGTACTTATATCACATATCGCATTCTGTGTGCCCATCGTGGTACTGCTCGTATTACCAAAACTATATGATTTAAATACATCTCTTATTAATGCGAGCTATGACTTAGGTGCGAGCACATGGCAGACGATCAAAAATGTCATTATCCCGCATATACTCCCTGGTGCACTTGCTGGATTCTTTATGGCACTGACTTATAGTCTGGATGACTTTACAGTCAGTTTCTTCGTCACTGGAAATGGCTTTAGCGTATTATCTGTTGAAATCTACTCGATGGCACGTAAAGGCATTTCAATGGAAATCAATGCGATCAGCACATTAATGTTCTTAGTGGTGATGACAATCATTGCAATTTACTACGTAGTAACAACAAATGCAGATAAGAAGAAGTTAAAGGCAGGTGCAAAATCATGA
- a CDS encoding alpha-ketoacid dehydrogenase subunit beta, with protein MAQMTMIQAITNALQTELKNDENVLVFGEDVGVNGGVFRATEGLQKEFGEDRVFDTPLAESGIGGLAVGLSLTGFRPVMEIQFFGFVFEVFDSIAAQLSRQHFRSGGTKTAPVVIRSPFGGGVHTPELHADNLEGLMAQTPGVKVVIPSNPYDAKGLLISAIRDNDPVVYLEHMKLYRSFREEVPEEEYTVEIGKAAVKQEGTDLSIITYGAMVQESMKAAETLAKDGHSVEVIDLRTVQPLDIETIVASVEKTGRVVVVQEAQRQAGVGANVVSEISERAILSLEAPIGRVSAPDTAYPFTQAENVWLPNKEDIIAVAKKTLEF; from the coding sequence ATGGCACAAATGACAATGATTCAAGCGATTACAAATGCGCTTCAAACAGAACTAAAAAATGACGAAAACGTATTAGTTTTCGGAGAAGACGTTGGTGTCAACGGTGGGGTATTCCGTGCGACTGAAGGACTTCAAAAAGAATTCGGTGAAGATCGTGTATTCGATACACCACTTGCTGAGTCTGGTATCGGTGGTTTAGCGGTAGGTTTATCATTAACTGGTTTCCGTCCAGTAATGGAAATTCAGTTCTTCGGATTCGTATTCGAAGTATTCGATTCAATTGCAGCACAATTATCTCGTCAACACTTCCGTTCAGGTGGAACAAAAACTGCACCAGTTGTTATCCGTTCACCATTTGGTGGTGGGGTACATACACCAGAACTTCATGCAGATAACTTAGAAGGTCTAATGGCGCAAACACCTGGTGTTAAAGTTGTTATCCCATCAAACCCATATGATGCTAAAGGATTATTAATTTCAGCGATTCGCGATAACGATCCTGTTGTTTACTTAGAGCATATGAAATTATACCGTTCATTCCGTGAAGAAGTACCTGAAGAAGAGTATACGGTTGAAATCGGTAAAGCAGCAGTGAAACAAGAGGGTACTGATTTATCAATCATTACTTATGGTGCAATGGTTCAAGAATCTATGAAAGCAGCAGAAACGTTAGCGAAAGATGGACATTCAGTAGAGGTCATCGACTTACGTACTGTTCAACCACTTGATATTGAAACAATCGTTGCTTCAGTTGAGAAGACTGGTCGCGTTGTTGTTGTTCAAGAAGCGCAAAGACAAGCGGGTGTTGGTGCGAATGTCGTATCTGAAATTTCAGAGCGTGCGATTTTAAGCCTGGAAGCACCTATTGGACGTGTATCAGCCCCTGATACTGCTTATCCATTTACTCAAGCAGAAAACGTTTGGTTACCAAACAAAGAAGATATTATCGCAGTAGCGAAAAAGACGTTAGAATTCTAA
- a CDS encoding ABC transporter ATP-binding protein: protein MKQFIQFNHVTKAYGDNTILNDISFEIEKGKFYTLLGPSGCGKTTILRLIAGFEKASSGDIYFDEARINDVPPNKRKVNTVFQDYALFPHLNVFENVAYGLRIKKENEDSIKTKVREALQLVKLADFENRDIKDMSGGQRQRVAIARAIVNDPEVILLDEPLSALDLKLRTEMQYELREIQNRLGKTFIFVTHDQEEALAMSDYIFVMNKGKIEQSGTPLDIYDEPVNRYVADFIGESNIVDGIMVKDYVVEMYGKRFACVDKGFKPDAKVDIVIRPEDIEITAPEMGKIHALVDSTLFRGVHYEICCIDEAGNEWIIQSTKPATPGERVGLTFTEEAIHIMLPGETEEEFDRRIESYEV from the coding sequence ATGAAACAATTTATTCAGTTTAACCATGTGACAAAGGCATATGGAGACAATACGATTCTTAATGATATCAGCTTTGAAATTGAAAAGGGTAAGTTTTATACGCTGCTTGGACCATCGGGTTGTGGGAAGACGACGATATTACGTCTGATTGCCGGCTTTGAGAAAGCATCAAGTGGCGATATATACTTTGATGAAGCGCGTATCAATGATGTACCGCCGAATAAACGTAAAGTGAATACCGTCTTTCAGGACTACGCCTTATTTCCGCATTTAAATGTGTTTGAAAATGTAGCGTATGGTCTACGTATCAAGAAAGAAAATGAAGACAGCATTAAAACGAAGGTCCGAGAGGCGTTACAGCTTGTAAAACTTGCAGATTTTGAAAACCGTGATATTAAGGATATGAGTGGTGGACAACGTCAGCGTGTCGCGATTGCACGTGCCATCGTTAATGACCCGGAAGTGATATTACTTGATGAACCGTTAAGTGCCCTTGACTTAAAACTCAGAACAGAGATGCAGTATGAACTGCGAGAAATTCAAAATCGTCTCGGTAAAACCTTTATCTTTGTTACACATGACCAGGAAGAGGCGCTTGCAATGAGCGATTATATCTTTGTAATGAATAAGGGTAAAATTGAACAAAGTGGTACACCACTGGATATCTATGATGAACCTGTGAACCGTTATGTGGCGGACTTTATCGGAGAATCAAACATTGTAGACGGTATCATGGTCAAAGATTACGTCGTTGAGATGTACGGCAAGCGCTTTGCATGTGTCGATAAAGGATTTAAACCAGATGCAAAGGTGGACATTGTAATACGTCCAGAAGATATCGAAATCACTGCACCTGAAATGGGTAAAATTCATGCGCTTGTTGACTCTACACTGTTCCGTGGTGTGCATTACGAAATCTGCTGTATTGACGAAGCAGGGAATGAATGGATTATTCAGTCGACGAAACCAGCGACACCGGGTGAACGTGTAGGACTTACATTTACCGAGGAAGCAATACATATTATGCTGCCTGGTGAGACAGAAGAAGAATTCGATCGTCGTATTGAATCATACGAGGTGTAG
- a CDS encoding ABC transporter permease: protein MQRAKNFFLVPYMLWIILFIVMPLVMIFYTSFTNHDGQFTFENYQSFLTPTYLKMTLSSFIYASIITLFCLIIAYPIALVLKQAKHKQLWLLIIILPTWINLLLKTYAFIGIFSKQGTINDVLHFLHLPAANLLFTDTAFIFVSIYIYIPFMILPIFNSMNEIPDNLIQASRDLGASEWMTFRKIIMPLSLEGVKTGIQVTFIPALSLFMITRLIAGNKVVNLGTAIEEQFLVTQNYGMGSTIAVFLILAMAFVMIITKSKNESEDIK, encoded by the coding sequence ATGCAAAGAGCGAAAAACTTTTTCTTAGTCCCTTACATGCTCTGGATTATTCTGTTTATCGTAATGCCGCTCGTTATGATATTTTATACGTCGTTTACGAATCACGATGGGCAGTTTACATTTGAGAACTACCAGTCTTTTTTGACGCCGACATATTTAAAGATGACACTATCTTCCTTTATTTATGCATCGATTATTACCTTATTTTGCTTAATTATTGCATACCCGATTGCGCTCGTCTTAAAGCAGGCGAAACATAAACAGCTATGGTTGCTGATCATTATCTTACCGACTTGGATCAATCTGTTATTAAAGACGTATGCGTTCATCGGTATATTCAGTAAACAAGGCACTATCAATGATGTGCTGCACTTCTTACATCTACCTGCAGCAAATCTACTGTTTACAGATACAGCATTTATCTTTGTATCTATCTATATCTATATACCATTTATGATACTGCCGATCTTTAATAGTATGAATGAAATTCCGGACAATTTAATCCAGGCATCACGCGATCTCGGTGCATCCGAGTGGATGACCTTTCGAAAGATCATCATGCCCTTATCACTTGAAGGGGTGAAAACAGGGATACAAGTTACATTTATCCCGGCTTTAAGCTTGTTCATGATTACCCGTCTGATTGCAGGGAATAAGGTTGTCAACTTAGGGACAGCAATTGAAGAACAGTTTTTAGTGACACAGAACTACGGAATGGGTTCGACGATTGCCGTATTCTTAATTTTAGCGATGGCATTTGTGATGATCATCACGAAATCTAAAAACGAAAGCGAGGATATAAAATGA